A portion of the Microbacterium hominis genome contains these proteins:
- a CDS encoding GAF and ANTAR domain-containing protein: protein MTALTREHQLLGTFVTLADSLVDDFDVVDVLQRLVDDCISLFDASAAGILLLSPSNELEVIVSTSERSELVELMQLRVGAGPCVEAATTGEVVSVEDIDQIAHRWPTFAADARASGFSAIHAIPLRLRDSTLGSLNLFREESGALDAADAASARALADIATISILQQRRVEESELAQAQLQRALDSRVIIEQAKGYLAQRQDIDMDEAFSRIRNHARSTQTRISVVAADVVAGRLAL from the coding sequence ATGACGGCGCTCACCCGCGAGCATCAGCTGCTGGGAACCTTCGTCACCCTGGCGGATTCCCTGGTCGACGACTTCGACGTCGTCGATGTGCTCCAGCGCCTCGTCGATGACTGCATCTCGCTCTTCGACGCGTCGGCGGCCGGCATCCTCCTTCTGAGTCCGTCCAACGAGCTCGAGGTGATCGTCTCCACCAGCGAGCGGAGCGAACTCGTCGAGCTGATGCAGCTGCGCGTCGGCGCTGGCCCGTGCGTGGAGGCGGCAACCACCGGTGAGGTCGTCTCAGTGGAGGACATCGACCAGATCGCCCACCGCTGGCCCACGTTCGCCGCCGATGCGCGAGCGTCGGGATTCTCCGCGATCCACGCGATTCCGCTGCGACTGCGCGACTCGACTCTGGGCTCGTTGAACCTCTTCCGCGAGGAGTCCGGTGCGCTGGATGCCGCCGACGCGGCCTCCGCGCGGGCGCTGGCCGACATCGCGACCATCAGCATCCTGCAGCAGCGACGTGTCGAGGAGTCCGAGCTCGCGCAGGCGCAGCTCCAGCGCGCGCTGGACAGCCGGGTGATCATCGAGCAGGCCAAGGGGTACCTCGCTCAGCGTCAGGACATCGATATGGATGAGGCGTTCAGTCGGATCCGCAACCACGCGCGGTCCACCCAGACGCGGATCAGCGTGGTCGCCGCCGACGTCGTCGCCGGGCGTCTCGCACTCTGA
- a CDS encoding GNAT family N-acetyltransferase produces the protein MDEVTIRRASSADARALAVLKRAWSAISSSAADSSAADSSAADPPGAGAAGDVADEFAEDLAAWMHDRAGDVVAVIAERGTRPVGMGWLVAFERVPDVHARARRVGDLQSVFVVAEERGRGVGTAIVSALCAAADERGIPRLTVSSSVRAVTLYERAGFQRRDDVLERRMPGP, from the coding sequence GTGGATGAGGTGACGATCCGCCGCGCGAGCAGCGCCGACGCGCGCGCCCTCGCGGTGCTCAAGCGCGCGTGGTCCGCGATTTCGTCCAGCGCCGCCGACTCCAGCGCCGCCGACTCCAGCGCCGCCGACCCGCCCGGCGCCGGGGCAGCGGGCGACGTTGCGGACGAGTTCGCAGAAGACCTCGCGGCCTGGATGCATGACCGCGCAGGCGACGTCGTGGCCGTCATCGCCGAGCGCGGCACCCGGCCGGTCGGCATGGGATGGCTCGTCGCCTTCGAGCGCGTACCCGACGTGCACGCCCGCGCGCGTCGTGTCGGCGATCTGCAGAGCGTGTTCGTCGTCGCCGAGGAGCGCGGCAGGGGCGTCGGCACCGCGATCGTGTCGGCGCTGTGCGCGGCCGCCGACGAACGCGGGATCCCTCGCCTCACGGTGAGCTCGAGCGTCCGTGCGGTCACGCTCTACGAGCGGGCGGGGTTCCAGCGGCGCGACGATGTGCTGGAGAGACGGATGCCGGGGCCGTGA
- a CDS encoding GAF and ANTAR domain-containing protein, which produces MPTTAGQDSSGDPFALVAAALADGENGDLCSPLRAAVSMPGAVVSTLGAPMGSQTLCASTRLGAQIDEIQIDLGEGPSWEALRTRHPVTASDLQVDGGARWPGAWAALRELDVGALFAFPLFVSTLGIGSIALYSVTARDLSAADIERMRSLAVVVSAMLLRRALSRLEETDDAAEERRYSRREVHQATGMVAARNGIGVDDALLLLRGHAYGEGRSVREVAADVISRRLDLGL; this is translated from the coding sequence ATGCCCACGACAGCCGGTCAAGATTCCTCCGGCGATCCCTTCGCACTCGTGGCGGCTGCACTCGCTGACGGAGAGAACGGCGACCTGTGCTCGCCGTTGCGGGCCGCCGTCTCGATGCCCGGTGCGGTGGTCTCCACCCTCGGCGCGCCGATGGGTTCGCAGACGCTGTGCGCCAGCACCAGGCTCGGCGCACAGATCGACGAGATCCAGATCGACCTCGGCGAGGGTCCGTCGTGGGAGGCGCTGCGCACGCGGCATCCCGTCACCGCCTCCGACCTCCAGGTCGACGGCGGGGCGCGATGGCCGGGCGCGTGGGCGGCGCTTCGCGAACTCGACGTGGGGGCGCTGTTCGCCTTCCCCCTGTTCGTCAGCACGCTGGGGATCGGGTCGATCGCCCTGTACTCCGTGACAGCTCGCGACCTGTCCGCGGCGGACATCGAACGGATGCGGAGCCTCGCCGTCGTCGTCTCGGCCATGCTGCTGAGGCGCGCGCTGAGCCGCCTCGAGGAGACCGACGACGCCGCGGAGGAGCGGCGGTACTCGCGTCGCGAGGTGCACCAGGCGACCGGAATGGTCGCGGCCAGGAACGGGATCGGGGTGGACGATGCCCTCCTGCTGCTGCGCGGTCATGCATACGGAGAAGGTCGTTCCGTGCGCGAGGTCGCGGCCGACGTGATCTCCCGCCGGCTCGACCTGGGTCTATGA
- a CDS encoding error-prone DNA polymerase has translation MGFNNPSVPWSEMERLLSDRRRPGGPPAGADGGDSPAWSRKRGPYAGPAIDRPAEAVPYAELHAHSSFSFLDGASSPEEMAEEAERLGLHALAITDHDGFYGIVRFAEAAEALQVKTVFGAELSLELPAPQNGEADPVGSHLLVLARGEEGYHRLAKAITHGQLQGAEKGRPVYDLDELAAQGADHWAVLTGCRKGAVRQGLARGGAAEAAVELDRLVARFGVDAVHVELIDHGNPLDSRDNEILAGLARERGLPLLATNNVHYAVPQRQLLAAAVAAVRANRGLDELDGWLPAHAGAHLRSGAEMAERFVRHPDAVARTVALADELAFPLRRAKPALPKQEAPPGHTPMSWLRHLVWEAVPRKYPDLTEADRARIEKELGVIEMKDFPGYFLIVHGIVQEARRRGILCQGRGSAANSAICYLLDITAVDAIAYDLPFERFLSSLRDEEPDIDVDFDSDRREEIIQWVYATYGRERAAQVANVIQYRPKNAIRDMAKALGHSPGQQDAWSKQVEGWGVGLETPADHDIPDQVLSFATALLKAPRHLGIHSGGMVLTDRPVGEVVPIEHARMENRTIIQWDKDDAAWMGLVKFDLLGLGMLAALQYCFDMIRAATGEEWELSTLPKEEKAVYDMLCRADSIGVFQVESRAQMGLLPRLQPRRFYDLVIEIALIRPGPIQGGAVHPFVRRKLGDEEVTYPHPKLKPVLERTLGIPVFQEQLMQMGMAVGGLSGEDADLLRRAMGSKRGVERIESLREKLYDGMAANGLVGDDADAIYAKIQAFANFGFAESHSLSFALLVYASSWIKLHYPSAFLAGLLRAQPMGFYSPATLVADARRHGVEVRRPDLHLSGVEAVLEPAAGGTGTSATQGGPGAASTRRDQEIRSEQGGPGAASTRRDQVIRSEQDDGGQDPPVLGGSPVPSNGMPDPTGLDTCTHRRQPPVGVFDRDAPDESAAHRRDGGFAVRLGLAGVKGIGAKVAERIVAAREAEGEFRDLRDLVRRTGLVAAQLEALATAGAFECLGLTRREAIWLAGSAAQDRAEFLPDSLMAVQPPLFTDPTSYEVLAADLWATGISTDDHPMTHYRSGLDARGVLTSTGLRVHETGRRVEVAGLVTHRQRPATASGVTFLNLEDEHGVVNVICSVGVWNRYRRVVRDAPALIVRGMLERSVEGVTNLLADRFEDLRVGIDHRSRDFR, from the coding sequence ATGGGCTTCAACAACCCCTCGGTGCCGTGGTCGGAGATGGAGCGGCTGCTCAGCGACCGCCGCCGGCCCGGCGGACCGCCGGCCGGAGCAGACGGGGGCGACAGCCCGGCGTGGTCGCGCAAGCGCGGACCCTATGCAGGGCCGGCCATCGACCGCCCCGCGGAGGCGGTGCCGTACGCCGAGCTGCACGCGCACTCGTCGTTCTCGTTCCTCGACGGGGCCTCCTCACCCGAGGAGATGGCCGAAGAGGCGGAGCGGCTGGGTCTGCACGCGCTGGCCATCACCGATCACGACGGGTTCTACGGCATCGTGCGCTTCGCCGAGGCGGCCGAGGCGCTGCAGGTGAAGACGGTGTTCGGCGCCGAGCTGTCGCTGGAGCTGCCCGCACCGCAGAACGGCGAGGCCGACCCGGTCGGCTCGCACCTGCTCGTGCTCGCGCGCGGCGAAGAGGGCTATCACCGGCTGGCCAAGGCGATCACCCATGGGCAGCTGCAGGGCGCCGAGAAGGGGCGACCGGTCTACGACCTCGACGAGCTCGCCGCGCAGGGCGCCGACCACTGGGCGGTGCTGACCGGCTGCCGCAAGGGCGCCGTGCGCCAGGGCCTGGCCCGCGGCGGGGCGGCGGAAGCGGCGGTCGAACTCGACCGGCTCGTCGCCCGCTTCGGAGTGGATGCCGTGCACGTCGAGCTCATCGACCACGGCAATCCGCTCGACAGCCGCGACAACGAGATCCTCGCCGGGCTCGCCCGCGAGCGCGGGCTGCCGCTGCTGGCGACCAACAACGTGCACTACGCCGTGCCGCAGCGACAGCTGCTGGCCGCCGCGGTGGCGGCGGTGCGCGCGAACCGCGGCCTCGACGAGCTCGACGGGTGGCTGCCCGCCCACGCCGGCGCGCACCTGCGTTCGGGGGCCGAGATGGCGGAGCGGTTCGTGCGGCATCCCGACGCCGTCGCCCGCACGGTCGCGCTCGCCGACGAGCTGGCCTTCCCGCTGCGGCGCGCCAAGCCGGCGCTGCCGAAGCAGGAGGCGCCCCCGGGGCACACCCCGATGTCGTGGCTGCGGCATCTGGTGTGGGAGGCGGTGCCGCGCAAGTACCCCGATCTCACCGAGGCGGACCGGGCGCGCATCGAGAAGGAGCTCGGCGTCATCGAGATGAAGGACTTCCCGGGGTACTTCCTCATCGTGCACGGCATCGTGCAGGAGGCGCGGCGGCGCGGCATCCTGTGCCAGGGGCGGGGATCGGCGGCCAACAGCGCCATCTGCTACCTGCTCGACATCACCGCCGTCGACGCGATCGCCTACGACCTGCCGTTCGAGCGGTTCCTCTCGAGCCTGCGCGACGAGGAGCCCGACATCGACGTCGACTTCGACTCGGACCGGCGCGAGGAGATCATCCAGTGGGTGTACGCGACCTATGGCCGGGAGCGGGCCGCGCAGGTGGCGAACGTCATCCAGTACCGACCGAAGAACGCGATCCGCGACATGGCGAAGGCACTCGGCCATTCGCCCGGCCAGCAGGACGCCTGGTCGAAGCAGGTGGAGGGCTGGGGGGTCGGTCTCGAGACGCCGGCAGACCACGACATCCCGGATCAGGTGCTCTCGTTCGCGACGGCGCTGCTGAAGGCGCCGCGCCATCTCGGCATCCACTCCGGCGGCATGGTGCTCACCGACCGGCCCGTCGGCGAGGTCGTGCCCATCGAGCACGCCCGCATGGAGAACCGCACCATCATCCAGTGGGACAAGGATGACGCGGCCTGGATGGGGCTCGTCAAGTTCGACCTGCTCGGGCTCGGGATGCTGGCCGCGCTTCAGTACTGCTTCGACATGATCCGCGCCGCGACCGGGGAGGAGTGGGAGCTGTCGACGCTGCCGAAGGAGGAGAAGGCGGTCTACGACATGCTGTGCCGCGCCGATTCGATCGGTGTGTTCCAGGTCGAGTCGCGCGCGCAGATGGGGCTCTTGCCGCGCCTCCAGCCGCGCCGGTTCTACGACCTCGTGATCGAGATCGCGCTCATCCGTCCCGGCCCGATCCAAGGCGGGGCGGTGCACCCGTTCGTGCGGCGCAAGCTCGGCGACGAGGAGGTCACCTATCCGCACCCGAAGCTGAAGCCGGTGCTGGAGCGCACGCTCGGCATCCCCGTGTTCCAGGAGCAGCTCATGCAGATGGGCATGGCGGTGGGTGGGCTCAGCGGTGAGGATGCCGACCTGCTGCGCCGTGCGATGGGGTCCAAGCGCGGGGTCGAGCGCATCGAGTCCCTGCGCGAGAAGCTGTACGACGGGATGGCCGCGAACGGGCTCGTCGGGGACGACGCCGATGCGATCTACGCGAAGATCCAGGCCTTCGCGAACTTCGGATTCGCAGAGTCCCACTCGCTGTCGTTCGCGCTGCTGGTCTACGCCTCGTCGTGGATCAAGCTGCACTACCCGAGTGCCTTCCTCGCGGGACTGCTGCGCGCCCAGCCGATGGGCTTCTACTCGCCCGCGACCCTCGTCGCCGACGCCCGGAGGCACGGAGTCGAGGTGCGCCGCCCCGATCTCCACCTGTCGGGCGTGGAGGCGGTGCTCGAGCCGGCGGCCGGGGGAACCGGCACCTCCGCGACCCAGGGCGGGCCGGGTGCGGCATCCACTCGCCGAGATCAGGAGATCCGCTCGGAACAGGGCGGGCCTGGTGCGGCATCCACTCGCCGGGATCAGGTGATCCGCTCGGAACAGGACGATGGGGGGCAGGATCCTCCTGTTCTCGGCGGATCACCTGTTCCGAGCAACGGGATGCCGGACCCGACAGGCCTCGACACCTGCACGCATCGGAGGCAGCCGCCGGTGGGGGTCTTCGACCGTGACGCGCCCGATGAGTCGGCGGCGCACCGGCGCGACGGCGGGTTCGCGGTGCGACTGGGGCTCGCGGGGGTGAAGGGGATCGGCGCCAAGGTCGCCGAGCGCATCGTGGCCGCCCGCGAGGCGGAGGGGGAGTTCCGCGACCTTCGCGACCTCGTGCGGCGCACCGGGCTCGTGGCCGCGCAGCTGGAGGCGCTGGCCACGGCGGGGGCCTTCGAATGCCTGGGGCTCACCCGGCGGGAGGCGATCTGGCTCGCGGGTTCGGCGGCGCAGGACCGGGCGGAGTTCCTGCCCGACTCGCTGATGGCGGTGCAGCCGCCGCTGTTCACCGACCCGACCTCGTACGAGGTGCTCGCCGCCGATCTGTGGGCGACGGGCATCTCGACCGACGACCACCCCATGACGCACTACCGCTCCGGTCTCGACGCGCGAGGGGTGCTCACCTCGACGGGGCTGCGCGTCCACGAGACGGGCCGTCGCGTCGAGGTGGCGGGGCTCGTCACCCACCGGCAGCGACCGGCGACGGCATCCGGGGTCACGTTCCTCAACCTCGAGGACGAACACGGGGTGGTGAACGTGATCTGCTCGGTCGGGGTGTGGAACAGATACCGGCGGGTGGTCCGCGATGCGCCGGCCCTCATCGTGCGGGGCATGCTGGAGCGCTCCGTCGAGGGGGTGACGAACCTCCTCGCCGACCGGTTCGAGGACCTGCGGGTCGGCATCGACCACCGTTCGCGGGACTTCCGATGA
- a CDS encoding DNA polymerase Y family protein, with the protein MPAPLRSLVLWFPDWPVTALLREEGATADAARPVAVMERNLVRACNAAARAEGVRGGLRRRDAQARCPRLRVVTADDARDHRAFAPLVARLEEHAPGVQVVRAGLCALRARGPARYYGGEPESARVLVDALRAEGVADVRIGVADGPFTAEQAAKAATAAADPVFVVPAGAAAGFLAPLSVAVLDASSLGGGSATASDDLVGLLARLGVQTLGQFAAMDLERVRERFGPRGIRLHALAAGLDSQQVAPRTPPPELHREVAFEPPLELAEQVAFGMRMAADEFVARLGAHDLVCTELRVEITGDRGEHSERVWLHPGSFDAAAVVDRVRWQLAERQETLRSAVARVRISPEAVDEAAHHAPAIFGGGPDERVHHALSRVQAMLGHRGVLTPAIGGGRWLAERQVLVPWGDRHEKGSAGLASERAQPWPGSLPDPLPTTVFAPPRPVEVIALGGGVIDVDERGAASAAPAVLVEGGRARAVAAWAGPWPVVERGWDAARRRRAYRFQIVDDEGAAWLLVCEGGVWSAEAAYD; encoded by the coding sequence GTGCCGGCTCCCCTGCGCAGCCTGGTGCTGTGGTTCCCCGACTGGCCGGTCACCGCGCTCCTGCGGGAAGAAGGGGCGACCGCCGACGCCGCGCGGCCGGTCGCGGTGATGGAGCGCAATCTCGTGCGGGCCTGCAACGCGGCCGCGCGGGCGGAGGGGGTGCGCGGGGGTCTTCGTCGCCGTGACGCGCAGGCGCGGTGTCCGCGGCTGAGGGTGGTGACCGCCGACGATGCGCGGGATCACCGGGCCTTCGCCCCGCTGGTGGCCCGCCTCGAGGAGCACGCCCCCGGTGTGCAGGTGGTGCGTGCCGGACTGTGCGCGCTGCGGGCGCGGGGGCCGGCGCGCTACTACGGCGGTGAGCCGGAGTCGGCGCGCGTGCTGGTCGACGCGCTGCGGGCGGAGGGCGTCGCCGATGTGCGCATCGGCGTGGCCGACGGCCCGTTCACCGCCGAGCAGGCGGCGAAGGCCGCCACCGCCGCCGCGGATCCGGTCTTCGTCGTGCCGGCGGGAGCCGCCGCCGGATTCCTGGCACCCCTGTCGGTCGCCGTGCTCGACGCCTCGTCGCTCGGAGGGGGGTCGGCTACGGCATCCGACGACCTGGTCGGGCTCCTCGCCCGACTGGGCGTGCAGACCCTCGGGCAGTTCGCCGCGATGGACCTCGAGCGGGTGCGCGAGCGGTTCGGACCGCGCGGCATCCGTCTCCATGCCCTCGCCGCCGGACTCGACTCGCAGCAGGTGGCCCCGCGCACACCCCCACCCGAGCTGCATCGGGAGGTGGCCTTCGAGCCTCCCCTGGAGCTGGCCGAGCAGGTGGCGTTCGGCATGCGCATGGCCGCCGACGAGTTCGTCGCGCGGCTGGGGGCGCACGATCTCGTGTGCACCGAGCTGCGGGTGGAGATCACCGGCGACCGGGGCGAACACAGCGAACGGGTGTGGCTGCATCCCGGTTCGTTCGACGCGGCGGCCGTGGTCGACCGGGTGCGCTGGCAGCTGGCGGAGCGGCAGGAGACGCTGCGCAGCGCCGTCGCCCGGGTGCGCATCAGCCCCGAGGCCGTCGACGAGGCTGCCCACCACGCCCCGGCGATCTTCGGGGGAGGGCCCGATGAGCGCGTGCACCACGCCCTCTCCCGGGTGCAGGCGATGCTCGGCCACCGCGGGGTGCTCACCCCGGCGATCGGCGGGGGCAGGTGGCTGGCCGAGCGGCAGGTGCTCGTGCCGTGGGGGGACCGTCACGAGAAGGGGAGCGCGGGGCTGGCGTCGGAGAGGGCGCAGCCCTGGCCGGGAAGCCTTCCCGACCCGCTGCCGACCACGGTGTTCGCCCCGCCGCGGCCGGTCGAGGTCATCGCCCTCGGTGGAGGGGTGATCGACGTCGACGAGCGCGGGGCCGCCTCGGCCGCCCCGGCGGTGCTCGTGGAGGGCGGGCGTGCGCGGGCGGTGGCCGCCTGGGCAGGGCCGTGGCCCGTGGTCGAGCGGGGGTGGGATGCCGCGCGACGGCGTCGCGCCTACCGGTTCCAGATCGTCGACGACGAGGGGGCGGCCTGGCTGCTGGTGTGCGAGGGGGGCGTCTGGAGCGCGGAGGCCGCGTATGACTGA
- a CDS encoding VOC family protein, whose amino-acid sequence MATKLGNIVFYADDPPALARFWAEVFGYPAAEWEEPLRSELLASGVTEEDLAKRGLVEDPAGVGPRLFFHHASGAKAGRNRLHLDISATPGRAPTHEELEAEKDRLVALGAEVVRLVDQTWGPWPEHYYQLRDPEGNEFCLQ is encoded by the coding sequence ATGGCGACGAAGCTGGGCAACATCGTGTTCTACGCCGATGATCCGCCGGCGCTGGCGAGGTTCTGGGCAGAGGTGTTCGGCTATCCGGCGGCCGAGTGGGAAGAGCCGCTGCGCAGCGAGCTGCTGGCCTCGGGGGTGACCGAGGAGGACCTCGCCAAACGTGGACTGGTCGAAGACCCCGCGGGGGTCGGGCCGCGGTTGTTCTTCCACCACGCGTCGGGCGCGAAGGCCGGGCGCAACCGTCTCCATCTCGACATCAGCGCCACACCAGGACGTGCTCCCACGCACGAGGAGCTCGAGGCCGAGAAGGATCGCCTCGTGGCCCTCGGTGCCGAGGTGGTGCGCCTCGTCGACCAGACCTGGGGGCCGTGGCCCGAGCACTACTACCAGCTCCGCGATCCCGAGGGCAACGAGTTCTGCCTGCAATGA
- a CDS encoding fatty acid desaturase family protein: MAVTSSGPAASPVRSTTSKAPNHYTELSRMVTGSGLMRRRYGYYWTKLIAAPIVIAVVLTVFVLLGDTWWQLVTAAALAVVLTQVAMLGHDAAHRQIFRSGRWNDWTTLVIGNLLVGMSYGWWQHKHTRHHANPNKIGSDPDIELPVIAFTPDQADRRRASRSGPLRWLIAHQGVLFFPILLLEGLSLHASSVRRVFAREQLRRRPIEIAFLAVRLIGFLVLVFLVLSPGIAFAFLGIQLGLFGVYMGMSFAPNHKGMPLVPADVKVDFLRRQVLMSRNIRGSRVLDTVMGGLNYQIEHHLFPSMPRPHLRQASGMIRAYCQEHGVPYTQTGLWQSYAIVVRYINRVGLGERDPFECPLLQQRQAV; this comes from the coding sequence ATGGCCGTCACCAGTTCCGGGCCCGCCGCGTCGCCCGTGCGATCCACGACGTCGAAGGCACCCAACCACTACACCGAGCTTTCGCGGATGGTGACCGGGAGCGGCCTGATGCGGCGCCGCTACGGCTACTACTGGACCAAGCTCATCGCGGCGCCGATCGTCATCGCGGTCGTGCTCACCGTCTTCGTGCTTCTCGGCGACACCTGGTGGCAGCTGGTGACGGCCGCCGCCCTCGCCGTCGTGCTCACCCAGGTCGCGATGCTCGGCCACGATGCCGCCCACCGACAGATCTTCCGCTCGGGCCGGTGGAACGACTGGACCACCCTCGTCATCGGCAATCTCCTCGTCGGGATGAGCTACGGCTGGTGGCAGCACAAACACACGCGGCACCACGCCAATCCCAACAAGATCGGCAGCGACCCCGACATCGAACTCCCCGTCATCGCCTTCACCCCGGACCAGGCCGATCGTCGACGTGCCAGCCGCAGCGGGCCGCTGCGCTGGCTGATCGCCCACCAGGGCGTGCTGTTCTTCCCGATCCTGCTGCTCGAAGGGCTCTCCCTCCACGCCTCGAGCGTGCGTCGCGTCTTCGCCCGTGAGCAGCTGCGCCGGCGTCCGATCGAGATCGCCTTCCTCGCGGTGCGGCTCATCGGGTTCCTCGTGCTCGTGTTCCTGGTGCTCTCGCCGGGGATCGCTTTCGCCTTCCTCGGCATCCAGCTCGGCCTGTTCGGCGTCTACATGGGGATGTCCTTCGCGCCGAACCACAAGGGGATGCCGCTGGTCCCCGCCGACGTGAAGGTCGACTTCCTGCGCCGCCAGGTGCTCATGAGCCGCAACATCCGCGGCAGCCGGGTGCTGGACACCGTGATGGGCGGGCTCAACTACCAGATCGAGCACCACCTCTTCCCGTCGATGCCTCGCCCGCACCTGCGGCAGGCGTCGGGCATGATCCGCGCCTACTGTCAGGAACACGGGGTGCCGTATACGCAGACCGGCCTCTGGCAGTCGTATGCGATCGTCGTCCGCTACATCAACCGAGTGGGACTCGGCGAGCGGGACCCCTTCGAGTGCCCGCTGCTCCAGCAGCGGCAGGCCGTGTAG
- a CDS encoding diacylglycerol/lipid kinase family protein, whose amino-acid sequence MVYNPTKAPLQRLRTAVAEHERRRGWRPTRWYETAGDDAGRAAARRAADGDPEVVIVAGGDGTVRAVADVLRETGMPIALVPSGTGNLLARFLGTPLNDVSASVSAAFTGVDRAVDVGVAEIEDEEGVRRTHVFMVMAGIGLDAQMAHDTSAIAKKHLGWLAYVTPIARSIIANRLFHLVYRVDGGRTRSTRAHTVIVGNCGTLTGNMLLIPAAVIDDGLLDVVLMRPAGPFGWAKIGTRFTLQSAARRSRITRRWLSRSPDLHSLAYVQGRRFDARFDTPHAVELDGDPFGHIVRARISVRPGALRIRGAAT is encoded by the coding sequence GTGGTCTACAACCCGACCAAGGCACCCTTGCAGCGCCTTCGCACGGCGGTCGCCGAGCATGAGCGTCGCCGGGGGTGGAGACCGACGCGCTGGTACGAGACCGCAGGCGATGATGCCGGACGAGCAGCCGCGCGCCGCGCCGCAGACGGCGATCCGGAGGTCGTGATCGTCGCCGGCGGAGACGGCACCGTGCGCGCCGTCGCCGACGTTCTGCGCGAGACCGGCATGCCGATCGCATTGGTTCCCTCCGGCACGGGGAACCTGCTCGCCCGGTTCCTCGGCACGCCCCTCAACGACGTCTCCGCCAGCGTGTCGGCGGCCTTCACAGGCGTCGATCGCGCGGTCGACGTCGGTGTCGCGGAGATCGAGGACGAGGAGGGTGTCCGACGTACGCACGTGTTCATGGTGATGGCGGGAATCGGCCTCGATGCCCAGATGGCCCATGACACCAGCGCGATCGCGAAGAAGCACCTCGGATGGCTCGCCTACGTCACACCGATCGCACGATCGATCATCGCGAATCGGCTCTTCCACCTCGTCTACCGTGTCGACGGCGGACGCACGAGGTCGACCCGCGCGCACACGGTCATCGTCGGCAACTGCGGAACGCTCACGGGGAACATGCTCCTGATCCCCGCAGCGGTGATCGACGACGGGCTCCTCGACGTCGTCCTCATGCGCCCGGCCGGCCCCTTCGGGTGGGCGAAGATCGGAACGCGGTTCACGCTGCAGAGCGCCGCCCGCCGCTCGAGGATCACCCGGCGATGGCTCTCGCGCTCCCCGGACCTCCATTCGCTCGCCTACGTCCAGGGCAGACGCTTCGACGCCCGCTTCGACACGCCGCACGCCGTGGAACTGGACGGCGACCCGTTCGGGCACATCGTCCGGGCGCGCATCAGCGTGAGGCCGGGAGCCCTGCGTATACGCGGCGCGGCGACGTGA